The genomic stretch ACCTATCCCCAGTACATAGCCTTCCGATTTAAATTCTAAGGCAGCACTTGTAATGGAATTGGCAAATCCCGTAACCGGTACTGCAGTTCCAGCACCAGCAAACTGCGCAATTCGGTCATAAACTCCGAACCCTGTTAATAAAGCGGATAGCAGGATAAGCGTCGTAACTGTCGGCGTCCCAGCTTCTTGCTGTGTCATATCAAATACTTGCATATAAAATTTTGTCAGCAGTTCACCGATGAAACATATGAAGCCGCCGACAAGGAATGCTTTTAAGCAATTGCGGAATAACGGAACCTTTGGATAATATGATTTTGCTGTTTTGCTGTAATTTTCTTTTTTGAACTTGGAATCCATACTTTCACCTCTTAATTAATAGGAAAATAAAAGCCATTGAAATAATGATCCTGTAATCTTGCCTAACACGATGGCCATGAAGAACCAAATCAGACTCCCATCCAAGCCGATTCTCCTAGTCAGAATAGGAAATACATTAAGCACCTCTGTTAGTGCCGCAGCCAGCATGCCGACAAAAACACCGTGCAATAACCCCCATAGGCTGATTAGCAAGAGCGGTGCATGGAAGTGGAAATAATGAAAGGATAGGATGGTACCCGCAAAAGCGCCCGCAGTGACAGCAGCTTCATACGTAACAATAAATTCATGTGTTTTGCTCAGCTGTATCAATCTGGGGATGATGCCGAGAACCGTTAGAAACGCTACAAAGCCCGCTCCAGTTGCAAGCCCGGCACTGAGCCCGATGATCGTTTCAGCTATGGCGATCCACATTTTGTTTCTCCAAACTGTTTTCGTGATATGCTACGTAAACATCCATTTCCCGCTGGTATTTGTGCATTTCCACTTCGAGCGGACTAGGCTCCTCATTCAGTCTTTTCTTGAAAACATGATTGAAAAAGAGGATCATTCCAACCCCAATGCCAATGCTGTAAGGAATTTGCATCCATAATGGATGGATAAGCTTTTCTCCGGTAAGCAAAAAATGAATCTTCTGCTGGACAGGCTCCATTGCAACGTCAAAATGAAAGTTCATAATTGTCATAGCGGAACCGATAAACAGCAGCAGCCATATGAGAATGACGAGCGGCCAAACCGTTCTTTTCTTAGAACGCTGCACACGCACAATCGTCTGTTCTGATCCAATCAGCTGCAATTCGTGCTCCGGAAAAATCCGCATCAGCTGCTGAAATACAAGAAAGGAGTCGAGTACGACAATATTGCTGTCCTTTTCTGTTATCCGGTACACGACCGTATCCAGCATGCGCTCTTTTTGATCACCGGCATTGGCAATATGTGCAATATCCTTTAATTTGATTACTGCTTCTGGAGCAGCGGTTATTTTCCGGATAAACCGGATATATACAATTGCTGGCATAAAAGCACCTCCCCTATGAAGAAGGGTTTCTGTACTTAGTATGGTGTAAGCACCTAGGAAACATGCTGGTAATTGCAGGCAATAAAAAAAGCTTTTGCACAATATGTGCAAAAGCTATTTTTCCAGCTGTTCCTTGATAGCAGCCAGTAGTTTCTTTTCCAGTCGGGAAACCTGGACTTGTGAAATCCCAAGCCGTTCCGATACTTCTGATTGGGTTTGGTCCTTATAGAAACGCAAATAAACAATCAGCCTTTCCCGCTCGCCCAGCGATTGTATTGCTTCTTGAAGAGCAAGCTTATCGAACCAGTTATTGTCTTGTTCTGCAATCTGGTCTAACAAAGTGATGGGATCGCCATCATTTTCAAAAACAGTCTCATGAATGGAGTGCGGCAGTTTAGCAGCCTCTTCTGCATGGACGATTTCCTCTGGGGAAAGCTCAAGCTCCGCAGCAATCTCTTGAATTGTTGGTGCACGATTCAGTGTTTTAGTCATTTCTTCTTTTTTCTTGCGTACTTTATTGGCTGTCTCTTTTAGTGACCGGCTCACTTTCAAGCTGCCGTCGTCTCGGATAAACCGCTGAATCTCGCCAATAATCATCGGTACAGCGTAGGTAGAGAATCGGACGTCATAAGTCAAGTCGAACTTATCAATCGATTTGATCAGCCCGATACAGCCGATCTGAAACAAGTCATCCGGCTCGTAACCGCGGTTAATAAACCGCTGAACGACGGACCAGACGAGTCTTACATTTCGTTCGACAAGGATATCACGTGCTTCTTTATCACCATTCTGACTTAACTGGATGTATGTTTTTACTTGCTTATCGGTCAATTGTTCCTTTGCCTTCTGCTGTTTCAAATATACATCCATTTTCCCCACCTACTGACTCATGGCTTTGCTTCGATTGAACTGCTTATTCATTGTAACTGTTGTGCCTTCGCCTTCTGCCGAAAACACATACACATTGTCCATGAAGTTTTCCATGATAGTGAAGCCCATTCCAGAACGCTCTAAGTCTGGCTTTGATGTATACAAAGGCTCCATTGCCTGTTCCACATCCGAAATGCCAACTCCTTCATCCCGGATAATCAATTCCACGTCTCCGTCTTCCAATGTACAGATAATCGTAATCATCTGATCAGGATCCGAATTATATCCATGTATTATCGCATTTGTAACGGCCTCGGAGACGACTGTTTTGATCTCTGTCAGCTCATCCATTGTCGGATCAAGCTGCGAGACAAAGGAAGCGACAGTTACACGAGCGAAAGCTTCGTTCCTGCTTTGGCTAGAGAAAGAAAACCGCATCATATTCGTAGTCATGATAGCACCACCCCAAATGTTTCCAGCGCAAAGCGCTCATTTTCTTCAAATCTGATAATCTTGAACAAACCAGACAGCTGGAAGAGCCTGTCCACAGCCGGCGTAAGGCTGCAGACCACCATTTCTCTTCCTTCTGCTTTCAGTTCTTTATATCTGCCAAGGATGACACCAAGACCGGAGCTGTCCATAAACGAGAGAAATTCCAAGTTCAATACCATATGCTTAATACCTGGCTGCTGCAATGCAAGCTGCCAGCTTTCTTTTAGTTCTCTCGCCGTGTGATGATCGAGCTCTCCGCTGAGACGGGCTAGCAAGATGTTTTCCTTTAATTCGTATTCGACTGTCAACCCCATAATTCTCTCCTCCTTTATCCTGCTTATACATTTCTGCAGAAAAAGGCGAAAACCTTTTGAGTGACAAAAATAGAAAAAAGATTGGTCAATCTGCTATAATCAGCGGAATTTCACCATATCATCAAAACTTCGCTTCATTAATAGCCAATAGCTAGCCGTCGGAACATCCTCTTTCATCACCAGCGGTGTAGTAGAGATTAATTTGTCTTTGCTTCGTACTTCGAGGATACCTACTTGTTCTCCAGCTTTAAGCGGAAGCGATATTTCTTTTTTATATACGATTTTTGTTTCAAGTTTACCTTGCTCTTCGCCTTTCTTTTGCAGCAATGATACAGGTTCTTCTGTCATAATCGGAACATTTTGTCGCGCGGCCTTCAGTTTATCCAGTTTCGCAACAACTTGATTCTCTTTGTAAAGCTGTTTGACTGCATATTGATTGAAACCGTAATCCAGCAATCGTGATACTTCGTTGTTACGTTGTTTTGGCGTTTCAGCACCCATCACAACAGCAACTACTCGCATACCGTCTTTTTTAGCAGTTGCTGTCAGGCAATATTTTGCTTCTTTAGTAAAACCTGTTTTCAAACCATCTACACCCGGATAAAATTTCACAAGCTTGTTTGTGTTTACAAGCCAAAACGGATCTTCTGAGTCCTGTCTCAGATAATCTTCATAGATACCGGTGAATTCCGTAATTTCTTCGTGACCAAGCAGTGCTCTGGCCATCATTGCCATATCTTTGGCTGTCGAGTAGTGATCGTTTGCTGGAAGTCCCGTTGCATTTTGAAACTTCGTATGCGATAGCCCGAGCTCACTTGCTTTTTCATTCATTTTTTTCACAAATGCATCTTCTGTGCCTGCAATCTTCTCTGCCATAGCCACACTTGCATCGTTTCCGGAAGCAACCGCTATTCCTTTAAGCAGTTCTTTAACGGTCATCTCCTCTCCAGCTTCAAGGAAAATCTGCGACCCGCCCATACTTGCTGCGTATTCGCTTGCTCTTACTTTGTCTTCATAGTGCAATTTTTCAGCTTCAATTTCTTCCATGATTAAGAGCATTGTCATAATTTTTGTCATACTAGCAGGCGGCAGTTCCTTTTCCATATTTTCACCTGAAAGTACTTGTCCTGTGTCACGCTCGATCAAAATAGATGACCTGACTGTTTCTTCTTTTTCCTTTTCAGCAAAAACGTGCGATGGTACCGCTGCAATACTGATAACAAAAGCTAGCATCAGACTGACTAGACTCATTTTTTTCATCTCGGGTTCCTCCGTTTACGGTAATACAGTTAGAATCTCCCAAACAAATTGATTTATGAGTCGTTTTTGCACAAAAAAAGCAGTCCCTTTATCAGGACTGCTTTGGTATTACGAAATGACGTCGTAAATCAGCGTCATTTTCTCAATATGTTCTTCGTTAATTGTATATGATTCCAATACTTTGCTGCGGGAATCTGCTGCTTCTGCATCACGCGCATGCAAAATGGCAATTGTCTCGCCCTCTTGGACAGCATCGCCTTGCTTTTTCTTTAATGTAATCCCAACAGCATGATCAATGTCGTCATCTTTCGTCGCACGTCCTGCTCCAAGATACATAGCGGCTGTACCGATTCCTTCTGCGTCGATGCTGTGGACAAAGCCAGCAGCCGGCGCTTTCACTTCGATATGATAATCTGCTTGCGGGAAGAGCTCTGGATTATCGACAAGTGCTGTGTCTCCGCCTTGTGCTCCGATGAATGTCCGGAAAGCTGCAAGCGCAGTACCATCATCTAAGCATGCTTCTAAATGCGTACGTGCTTCCTCATATGTAGCAAACTTACCAGCAAGCAGCGCCATATGTGTTGCAAGCTCCACGGAAATCTCGCGTAAATCGGTGATTTTCTCTCCGCTTAGCACTTGAATGGCCTCTTTGACTTCATTGCTGTTGCCAATTTCAAAGCCTAGCGGCTGGTTCATATCGGTAATAACTGCAACTGTTTGACGGCCTAAATTATTGCCGATTTTAACCATTGTTTCTGCTAACTGGCGTGACTCATCAAGTGATTTCATGAAAGCCCCAGAGCCCGTTTTTACGTCTAAGACGATTGCTTCTGCACCAGAAGCAAGTTTTTTACTCATAATTGAGCTTGCAATTAGCGGGATTGTATTTACCGTTCCTGTAACGTCGCGCAATGCGTATAGCTTCTTATCAGCGGGGGCCAAGTTGCCTGTTTGCCCAGCAACAGCTAATTTATTTTCATTAACTAAGCCCATGAACTGCTCCCGGCTCAAGTCGATGGAAAAGCCTTTAAACGATTCCAGCTTATCTAATGTTCCGCCTGTATGTCCGAGACCGCGCCCCGACATTTTTGCAACCGGAATACCAATAGACGCGACAAGCGGACCTGTAATTAAGGTAATTTTATCTCCTACGCCGCCTGTGCTGTGTTTATCTACCTTTTTACCCGCGATACTGCTCAAGTCGAAAGTTTCACCAGAATTGGCCATTTCTTCTGTAAGCCAAGCTGTTTCTTCTTCCGTCATTCCATTAAAGTATACTGTCATTAAAAAGGCAGATGCCTGATAGTCTGGAATATCTCCGCGTGTATACCCTTGAACAAAAAAGCTAACTTCTTCTTTTGAAAGTTTGCCGCCATCGCGTTTTTTTGTAATTAAATCAACCATTCTCATACTCGATCACCTGCTTTATTTTTTTGGAAGCTGTTTGACAATTTGTTTTACGAATCGCAGGAAGTCTTCCCGAACCTGGCTTGTAGTTTCCATTACTTCATCGTGTGTTAGCGGCTGATCCAGAATGCCTGCTGCCATATTGGAAATACAAGAAATGCCAAGAACATCCATTTTAGCATGACTGGCAACGATAACTTCTGGAACAGTTGACATTCCGACTGCGTCTCCGCCCCATGTGCGGAGCATCCGTACTTCGGCACCTGTTTCATAGGAAGGACCTGTATTGCCCACATAGACGCCTTCTTGCACTTCTAGATTAATTTCTTTAGCAACTGCACGTGCATGCTTCAAAAGTTCTTTGCTGTAAGCAGCAGACATATCCGGGAATCGTGCCCCGAACTCATCGTCATTCGGTCCAATCAAAGGATTGATCCCCATATTATTAATATGATCAGTTATCAGCATCAAGTTGCCTGGCTCAAAGCTCTCATTGATACCGCCGGCTGCGTTCGTCACAATCAGTGTTTCTACACCTAGCGCTTTCATTACGCGAATTGGCAATGTTACCAATTCCATCGGATAACCTTCATAGAAATGGAAGCGACCTTGCATCGCAATTACATGCTGGCCCTCCAGTTTGCCAATTACGAGCTGTCCCTTATGTCCGCTAACGGTAGAAACCGGGAATCCTGGTATCTCACCATAAGGAACAACAGTTGCATCGGTAATTTCATCAGCAAGAACACCTAAACCAGATCCAAGAACGAGACCTACTTCCGGTGCAGCAGTTAAGTTGTTTTTTATATAATCGGCTGCTTGTTTAATTGCTTCTGTCTGCATGTTTATTTCCCCTTTTTCAACGCTTGTAAAAAGCTTGTTCCGTGTTCAGGCATATCAATGTTAAAGTTTTCTGCGAGAGTCGCAGCAATATCGGCGAATGTATTCCGAAGCGGAAGTTCTTCCCCTTGCGCAGCTCCCGTATGATAAGCGATCAACGGCACGTACTCTCTTGTATGGTCTGTGCCGTGATGCACCGGGTCATTTCCGTGATCAGCAGTAATCAGCAGCAGATCATTTTCTTTTAGCTTGTTTAATACTTCCGGCAAGCGTTTATCGAAATCTTCCAGTGCTTTTCCGTAGCCTTCTGGATCGCGGCGATGACCATATTTCGCATCAAAGTCAACTAAGTTAAGGAAGCTAATGCCAGTAAAGTCTTCGTCCATGCTTTCCACAAGCTTTGTCATCCCGTCGTCATTGTCCTTGGTACGGACAGACTTTGTCACGCCTTCTCCATCATAAATATCAGAGATTTTACCTAATGCAATAACATCATAATTTGCATCTTGCAAACTGTTCATCGTCGTTTTGCCAAAAGGTTTCAGTGCGTAATCATGGCGGTTCGATGTCCGCTCAAATGCACCCGGCTTCCCGACGAAAGGACGTGCAATGATGCGGCCAAGCATATAAGGATCATCAAGTGTAAGCTCCCGGGCAATTTCGCAAATACGATACAGTTCATCAAGCGGAATAATATCTTCGTGCGCTGCAATCTGCAGCACAGAATCAGCAGATGTATAAACGATCATATCGCCAGTTTCCATATGCTGCTCGCCAAGTTCGTCCAGGATTTCTGTTCCGGAAGCTGGCTTGTTGCCAATAATGCCGCGGCCGGTACGTTCTTTCAATTCATTTAATAAAGCATCGGGGAACCCGTCCGGGAATGTACGGAATGGCTGGTCAATACGAAGGCCCATGATTTCCCAGTGGCCTGTCATCGTATCTTTACCATTTGACGCTTCCTGCATTTTTGTATAATACGCTTTTGGCTGGTCGGCAGCTTTGATACCTTCTACTTCTCTAATATTACCAAGACCTAAAGCTGCCATATTCGGCATTTCCAGACCATTCATATGAGAAGCGATATGGCCGAGTGTATCTGCTCCTTTATCACCGAAAGCTTCTGCATCCGGCGCTTCTCCAATCCCGACAGAATCCATTACGATAAGAAATGCGCGTTTAAAATCCATGAGTATTGCCTCCTATATGTATAGCTTAAGCCCGAGGGTGGTGGGTCTTATAAATATCCTTCAGTCTTGTTTTTGTCACATGTGTGTAAATCTGCGTCGTACTTATATCCGCATGCCCGAGCATTTCTTGAACAGCACGCAAATCAGCCCCATTCTCCAGCAGATGCGTTGCAAAAGAATGACGCAGCGTGTGTGGGGTAATCTCTTTTTGTATGCCAGCATCACGGCCAATTTGTTTTAATACTTTCCAAAATCCTTGGCGGGACAAAGCATTACCATGATGGTTCACAAATAAAATATCACTCGATTTAGACTTGAGCAGCACTTTTCGCGACCGATTCAAATAGTCTTCCAACCTTGCCTTGGCTATATCCCCCAGCGGGACAATCCGTTCCTTCGATCCTTTCCCAAAACAGCGGACAAAGCCCATTTCCAAGTGCAGATCATCAAGTTCTAAAGCTAAAAGTTCTGATACGCGCAGCCCCGTTGCATACAGCGTTTCCAGCATAGCGCGATTGCGAATCGTTAATATATCTGTCCCTGGGCAGGACAAAAGCTTGTCCACTTCGTCAGAAGAAAGTATCTTCGGAAGCTTGCGTTCTTTTTTTGGTGTGTCAATATGTATACTTGGGTCTTCCTTCAGACCATATTCCCGAAGCAAGAACTGATGAAAGAGTCTGATGCTGGATAATGTTCTCGCGATTGTCGCTGCCGACTTCCCATTATCATGCAGCCAGCGAAGATAAGCGGTCAGTTTAGCCCGGGTGACATTTGCCCATTCCTGCACCTCGTTTGCCTGCAAATACTTGGAATAAGTACGCAGGTCACGGGCGTAAGACTGCAATGTATTTTCCGATAAACCTCGCTCAATCTGCAGATAATGGATAAAATCATCCAAAGCTTCTTGCATATAGCTACTCTCCTAACCGGAAAAATAACGTCATTCTATCTACTAAACTATCCTCCTGCTCCATTGACGCCACTTTCACCGCATTTCCCTCAGGGGGATCATAGCGATGATAACTCTCATATTCACTATGGATAAAACGTAATCCAAAATAGAAAAATGTGGAGCATGCAACAAATACGAGCAGAAGCTTGCTTGTATCAAAAATGAAACGTTTCATATACACTTCTCCTTTCCCTGACATCGTCTTTGTACAGACTATGCCAAAGAAAGCGGAAATTATACGTACAAGGTTAACGTTACCCTATTCCTCTCGTTTTGTAAATCAGTTAGTAAAACGAAAGAAAGCCTTATCCATTTGCTAGGAAAGGCCTCCGATGTTTAAGATGTTCGGTTTACTTGAACTGCAGCAGCTTCTAAATCTTCTTCCTTTTCGGCCGCCTGACAGACACGGCAAATGCCATGGAAAGTAAGACGGTGATCTTTTACTTTGAATCCCCAGTCGGTTTGGACAATTTTCTCAACGTCCTCCAACAAATCTTCGTCAATCTCTTCAACAGACCCGCATTCCATACAAACAAGATGATGGTGGAAGTGCGTGGCGCCCTCTTTGCGAAGGTCATAACGGGATACGCCGTCCCCAAAGTTTATTTTATCAACGATTTTCAGTTCAGATAGTAGTTCCAGCGTTCGGTAAACAGTAGCCAAGCCGATTTCCGGTGCTTTTTCCTTTACGAGGAGGTAGACGTCTTCAGCGCTTAAATGATCCTCTTCTCGCTCTAGCAGCACACGTACCGTTGCTTCCCGCTGCGGTGTCAGCTTGTAGCTCTGCGCATGTAATTGCTTTTTAATGCGTTCAATGCGGTGTTCCAAGTGAATTCCTCCCTCGTAATCCCACACTTATTATATACCGACAGCAAAAAAAGTGTCAAATTATAATTATTATAAATAGTTAATTATAATAATTCTTAACAACCGACTCATAATAATTCGTTTACAAGCAAGGAAAGGAGTGGATTTGACAGAAAAGTCTCCAGCATAGAAGCAGCAAAGGAACTGCCTAACAAAATGAGAAAAATGACGCTGTATTGAATAAAATAGCGTCTCAATGATAATGGAGACCGTTTAGCTATCAACTTGCGCAGCAGCGTCACCGAAAACAGCATAGCGCTTGTACCCGCAATCAAGTAAAGCGGAATAACGATCAGATTTTGCGGCGCTACTGCGGCTGCTGCAAGCATCAGCCCTTTCCAGCCAAGCTGATTGACTAGAAAACCTACACTAAAGCCCATCATCAGACCTTTACTAAACAACAGCATCCATATAATTGGAATACCAATAATAGAGAGACCTAGCACATATAAAAACAGCAAAAATTTAATATGTGATAAAAAGCTGGATTGCAAG from Terribacillus sp. DMT04 encodes the following:
- the spoVAC gene encoding stage V sporulation protein AC, encoding MDSKFKKENYSKTAKSYYPKVPLFRNCLKAFLVGGFICFIGELLTKFYMQVFDMTQQEAGTPTVTTLILLSALLTGFGVYDRIAQFAGAGTAVPVTGFANSITSAALEFKSEGYVLGIGGNMFKLAGSVIVFGVTSAYIVGIIRYVFNQLVGG
- a CDS encoding stage V sporulation protein AB — protein: MWIAIAETIIGLSAGLATGAGFVAFLTVLGIIPRLIQLSKTHEFIVTYEAAVTAGAFAGTILSFHYFHFHAPLLLISLWGLLHGVFVGMLAAALTEVLNVFPILTRRIGLDGSLIWFFMAIVLGKITGSLFQWLLFSY
- a CDS encoding stage V sporulation protein AA, translated to MPAIVYIRFIRKITAAPEAVIKLKDIAHIANAGDQKERMLDTVVYRITEKDSNIVVLDSFLVFQQLMRIFPEHELQLIGSEQTIVRVQRSKKRTVWPLVILIWLLLFIGSAMTIMNFHFDVAMEPVQQKIHFLLTGEKLIHPLWMQIPYSIGIGVGMILFFNHVFKKRLNEEPSPLEVEMHKYQREMDVYVAYHENSLEKQNVDRHS
- the sigF gene encoding RNA polymerase sporulation sigma factor SigF is translated as MDVYLKQQKAKEQLTDKQVKTYIQLSQNGDKEARDILVERNVRLVWSVVQRFINRGYEPDDLFQIGCIGLIKSIDKFDLTYDVRFSTYAVPMIIGEIQRFIRDDGSLKVSRSLKETANKVRKKKEEMTKTLNRAPTIQEIAAELELSPEEIVHAEEAAKLPHSIHETVFENDGDPITLLDQIAEQDNNWFDKLALQEAIQSLGERERLIVYLRFYKDQTQSEVSERLGISQVQVSRLEKKLLAAIKEQLEK
- the spoIIAB gene encoding anti-sigma F factor, which codes for MTTNMMRFSFSSQSRNEAFARVTVASFVSQLDPTMDELTEIKTVVSEAVTNAIIHGYNSDPDQMITIICTLEDGDVELIIRDEGVGISDVEQAMEPLYTSKPDLERSGMGFTIMENFMDNVYVFSAEGEGTTVTMNKQFNRSKAMSQ
- the spoIIAA gene encoding anti-sigma F factor antagonist encodes the protein MGLTVEYELKENILLARLSGELDHHTARELKESWQLALQQPGIKHMVLNLEFLSFMDSSGLGVILGRYKELKAEGREMVVCSLTPAVDRLFQLSGLFKIIRFEENERFALETFGVVLS
- a CDS encoding D-alanyl-D-alanine carboxypeptidase family protein; translated protein: MKKMSLVSLMLAFVISIAAVPSHVFAEKEKEETVRSSILIERDTGQVLSGENMEKELPPASMTKIMTMLLIMEEIEAEKLHYEDKVRASEYAASMGGSQIFLEAGEEMTVKELLKGIAVASGNDASVAMAEKIAGTEDAFVKKMNEKASELGLSHTKFQNATGLPANDHYSTAKDMAMMARALLGHEEITEFTGIYEDYLRQDSEDPFWLVNTNKLVKFYPGVDGLKTGFTKEAKYCLTATAKKDGMRVVAVVMGAETPKQRNNEVSRLLDYGFNQYAVKQLYKENQVVAKLDKLKAARQNVPIMTEEPVSLLQKKGEEQGKLETKIVYKKEISLPLKAGEQVGILEVRSKDKLISTTPLVMKEDVPTASYWLLMKRSFDDMVKFR
- a CDS encoding pyrimidine-nucleoside phosphorylase, with product MRMVDLITKKRDGGKLSKEEVSFFVQGYTRGDIPDYQASAFLMTVYFNGMTEEETAWLTEEMANSGETFDLSSIAGKKVDKHSTGGVGDKITLITGPLVASIGIPVAKMSGRGLGHTGGTLDKLESFKGFSIDLSREQFMGLVNENKLAVAGQTGNLAPADKKLYALRDVTGTVNTIPLIASSIMSKKLASGAEAIVLDVKTGSGAFMKSLDESRQLAETMVKIGNNLGRQTVAVITDMNQPLGFEIGNSNEVKEAIQVLSGEKITDLREISVELATHMALLAGKFATYEEARTHLEACLDDGTALAAFRTFIGAQGGDTALVDNPELFPQADYHIEVKAPAAGFVHSIDAEGIGTAAMYLGAGRATKDDDIDHAVGITLKKKQGDAVQEGETIAILHARDAEAADSRSKVLESYTINEEHIEKMTLIYDVIS
- a CDS encoding purine-nucleoside phosphorylase, producing the protein MQTEAIKQAADYIKNNLTAAPEVGLVLGSGLGVLADEITDATVVPYGEIPGFPVSTVSGHKGQLVIGKLEGQHVIAMQGRFHFYEGYPMELVTLPIRVMKALGVETLIVTNAAGGINESFEPGNLMLITDHINNMGINPLIGPNDDEFGARFPDMSAAYSKELLKHARAVAKEINLEVQEGVYVGNTGPSYETGAEVRMLRTWGGDAVGMSTVPEVIVASHAKMDVLGISCISNMAAGILDQPLTHDEVMETTSQVREDFLRFVKQIVKQLPKK
- the deoB gene encoding phosphopentomutase; translation: MDFKRAFLIVMDSVGIGEAPDAEAFGDKGADTLGHIASHMNGLEMPNMAALGLGNIREVEGIKAADQPKAYYTKMQEASNGKDTMTGHWEIMGLRIDQPFRTFPDGFPDALLNELKERTGRGIIGNKPASGTEILDELGEQHMETGDMIVYTSADSVLQIAAHEDIIPLDELYRICEIARELTLDDPYMLGRIIARPFVGKPGAFERTSNRHDYALKPFGKTTMNSLQDANYDVIALGKISDIYDGEGVTKSVRTKDNDDGMTKLVESMDEDFTGISFLNLVDFDAKYGHRRDPEGYGKALEDFDKRLPEVLNKLKENDLLLITADHGNDPVHHGTDHTREYVPLIAYHTGAAQGEELPLRNTFADIAATLAENFNIDMPEHGTSFLQALKKGK
- the xerD gene encoding site-specific tyrosine recombinase XerD; the encoded protein is MQEALDDFIHYLQIERGLSENTLQSYARDLRTYSKYLQANEVQEWANVTRAKLTAYLRWLHDNGKSAATIARTLSSIRLFHQFLLREYGLKEDPSIHIDTPKKERKLPKILSSDEVDKLLSCPGTDILTIRNRAMLETLYATGLRVSELLALELDDLHLEMGFVRCFGKGSKERIVPLGDIAKARLEDYLNRSRKVLLKSKSSDILFVNHHGNALSRQGFWKVLKQIGRDAGIQKEITPHTLRHSFATHLLENGADLRAVQEMLGHADISTTQIYTHVTKTRLKDIYKTHHPRA
- a CDS encoding YqzK family protein, with the protein product MKRFIFDTSKLLLVFVACSTFFYFGLRFIHSEYESYHRYDPPEGNAVKVASMEQEDSLVDRMTLFFRLGE
- a CDS encoding Fur family transcriptional regulator yields the protein MEHRIERIKKQLHAQSYKLTPQREATVRVLLEREEDHLSAEDVYLLVKEKAPEIGLATVYRTLELLSELKIVDKINFGDGVSRYDLRKEGATHFHHHLVCMECGSVEEIDEDLLEDVEKIVQTDWGFKVKDHRLTFHGICRVCQAAEKEEDLEAAAVQVNRTS
- the spoIIM gene encoding stage II sporulation protein M; this encodes MKQREFILLSHVRQHATSYLFMLVLFLIGIVFGAIVVNSMNFTQKEDLFYYLERFFSQLQQGQTMSKQEILQSSFLSHIKFLLFLYVLGLSIIGIPIIWMLLFSKGLMMGFSVGFLVNQLGWKGLMLAAAAVAPQNLIVIPLYLIAGTSAMLFSVTLLRKLIAKRSPLSLRRYFIQYSVIFLILLGSSFAASMLETFLSNPLLSLLVNELL